Proteins co-encoded in one Fusarium fujikuroi IMI 58289 draft genome, chromosome FFUJ_chr06 genomic window:
- a CDS encoding related to Putative nicotinamide N-methyltransferase, whose protein sequence is MSTSQYLQYLNRDGFVVIKSIVSRDKLDALREVSSKATQLAREGHWPYVRTVGKQFPPWDASQAREHGIWGVQHLMNPDLPGHELFTELYFSEAILGIVKQLLQCQDDHLVVELFNMLVRPERDFELRWHRDDIPAEASEDEEMERLGKHAYHAQYNFALWDDDSLIVVPGSHKRARTSTERNADPFAKSLPDQLIVKLQPGDIVFYNNNILHRGAYSSSKERMTLHGSVGHVQGSTLRARNVLQHGIGNWVDKCAFESLPEEDRRRADGMRQRLIQLGSESGQVGYSLQG, encoded by the exons ATGTCCACCTCGCAGTATCTCCAATATCTCAACAGGGATGGGTTTGTGGTCATAAAGTCGATCGTGAGCAGGGATAAGCTCGATGCTCTTCGTGAGGTCAGCTCAAAGGCCACTCAGCTTGCTCGTGAAGGGCATTGGCCTTACG TACGGACTGTAGGAAAACAATTCCCACCATGGGATGCCAGTCAGGCACGTGAGCACGGAATATGGGGTGTCCAACATCTCATGAACCCTGATCTCCCTGGTCATGAGCTATTCACAGAGCTGTACTTCTCTGAAGCCATTCTCGGCATTGTGAAGCAGCTGCTGCAATGCCAAGACGACCATCTCGTGGTGGAGCTGTTCAACATGCTTGTCAGACCAGAAAGGGATTTTGAGTTGAGGTGGCATCGCGATGACATCCCCGCTGAGGCtagcgaggacgaggagatggagcGTCTTGGCAAGCATGCCTACCATGCCCAGTATAACTTCGCTTTATGGGATGATGATTCTCTCATCGTCGTGCCTGGCTCGCACAAGCGCGCTAGGACCTCGACCGAGCGAAACGCAGATCCCTTTGCCAAGTCCTTACCAGACCAGCTTATCGTCAAGCTGCAGCCCGGCGATATTGTCTTTTATAACAACAATATTCTGCACCGCGGGGCttacagcagcagcaaggagCGAATGACACTGCACGGCTCCGTTGGCCATGTGCAGGGCAGCACTCTTCGAGCAAGGAACGTTCTACAGCATGGAATTGGTAACTGGGTTGACAAATGTGCTTTCGAGTCGCTCCCGGAGGAAGATAGGCGCAGGGCCGACGGTATGAGACAGCGTCTAATCCAGCTTGGCAGTGAGAGTGGTCAGGTTGGTTACTCACTCCAAGGCTGA